Proteins from one Planctomyces sp. SH-PL62 genomic window:
- a CDS encoding DUF6259 domain-containing protein, whose amino-acid sequence MLAYLLLLGMTAATPCEDLRVGYRREAVERVGPGDWREAVEPVWVYAYPTLRLRYRASGLPSDDSAVLTLSPGSVGPVTPGATNPENPFVAGSPVPAVLARDLAADVEPHTLDVDLRGRMRTPQIHELRFALPEGAKLAVEELTFLGGADLLPPEAGPTLPAGAAAWGVEGGADCGGWRGTTLRGRETLRVVGEPRAGGTLYLGLFPNFANVGSFAAGRSPEEVRVKESRETADLIVRLTYADGGEEEQYPLSVAERRHVLANRRPALYALELEPGRPLASAEIVDRSAHAQIFVSSAGVSDDPPPGSVETLPAAVARREGRPVGAAEVEATHRIVGAPEAAIEARPTERAEAEGRRLALELKNVGAEVREFTLTFPSATIRPSADAGDVAYVFPRQGAVIAREEGTLEAPYNAAFPLQFVDVFAPGADAGAALIVRDVEGRGKTFRLRKQGAGVTVEVDYRVRLEPGESWRAPEVSIAPHGGDWREGFAAYRAWVASWYRPVGPRPAWLRSAFWARRDYPVGGTGKLFDVKRGRYTFDALVRDGEAFGGVDFIDVSSWAMSETVGRVGDYPIELGGVDDLARNIAQARAQGVPTGLYFEGYLIDKRSKVGREQDGRWQLINEDGKGAWWSGGEATELFACPYVPDWRAFLARRVAEVAKDVGAAGVYLDEFGFGRMRCYAADHGHRPGVETLPGEIETARAVRKALDDAGAGGTMIYIEETPPDAAAPYFDAAFCYNFNHADINRSPLKLNLSRFAFPDVRLWDMVSIGIDPRVLPWEDFRLSLWHGNGLWLKGHAESWYGDDLLAWLRRAHGLLKAHAEAFAGPAEPLVDSPHPAVFINRFGVAPKVVHTLFNASYRTVRFPFEGRERTLAPRDVMVVEASGEAR is encoded by the coding sequence GGCGGCGACGCCGTGCGAGGATCTGCGCGTCGGATACCGTCGCGAGGCCGTCGAGCGCGTCGGGCCGGGGGATTGGCGGGAGGCCGTCGAGCCGGTCTGGGTCTACGCCTATCCGACGCTTCGGCTGCGGTATCGGGCCTCGGGGCTGCCGTCCGACGACTCGGCCGTGCTGACGCTCTCGCCGGGGAGCGTCGGGCCGGTGACGCCGGGGGCGACGAATCCGGAGAACCCGTTCGTCGCCGGGTCGCCGGTCCCGGCCGTCCTGGCGCGCGACCTCGCGGCCGACGTCGAGCCGCACACGCTCGACGTGGACCTTCGCGGCCGGATGCGCACGCCCCAGATCCATGAGCTGCGGTTCGCACTCCCCGAGGGGGCGAAGCTGGCCGTCGAGGAGTTGACGTTCCTCGGCGGCGCGGATCTGCTCCCGCCCGAAGCGGGCCCGACCTTGCCCGCGGGGGCGGCGGCGTGGGGCGTCGAGGGGGGCGCGGACTGCGGCGGCTGGCGGGGGACGACCCTGCGCGGCAGGGAGACGCTCCGGGTCGTCGGCGAACCTCGCGCGGGGGGGACGCTTTATCTCGGCCTGTTCCCGAACTTCGCCAACGTCGGCTCGTTCGCCGCGGGCCGATCGCCCGAGGAGGTCCGCGTGAAGGAGAGCCGCGAGACGGCCGACCTGATCGTCCGGCTGACCTACGCCGATGGCGGCGAGGAGGAGCAATACCCGCTGTCGGTCGCGGAGCGTCGCCACGTCCTCGCCAATCGCCGGCCCGCGCTCTACGCCCTGGAGCTGGAGCCGGGCCGTCCGTTGGCCTCGGCCGAGATCGTCGACCGATCGGCGCATGCTCAAATTTTCGTCTCTTCAGCCGGCGTCTCGGACGACCCGCCGCCGGGTTCGGTGGAGACGCTCCCCGCGGCCGTCGCGCGTCGGGAGGGGCGTCCCGTCGGGGCGGCGGAGGTCGAGGCGACGCACCGGATCGTCGGCGCGCCGGAGGCCGCGATCGAGGCGAGGCCGACGGAGCGGGCCGAGGCAGAGGGACGTCGGCTGGCGTTGGAGTTGAAGAACGTGGGGGCCGAGGTCCGCGAGTTCACGCTGACGTTCCCGAGCGCGACGATCCGTCCGTCGGCCGACGCCGGGGACGTGGCGTACGTCTTCCCGCGCCAGGGGGCGGTGATCGCGCGTGAGGAGGGGACGCTTGAGGCCCCGTACAACGCGGCCTTCCCGCTCCAGTTCGTCGACGTCTTCGCGCCCGGGGCCGACGCCGGCGCGGCCCTGATCGTGCGCGACGTGGAGGGGCGGGGCAAGACGTTCCGGCTCCGCAAGCAGGGGGCGGGCGTGACCGTCGAGGTCGACTACCGGGTCCGCCTGGAGCCCGGCGAATCGTGGCGCGCGCCCGAGGTCTCGATCGCCCCCCACGGCGGCGACTGGCGCGAGGGCTTCGCGGCCTATCGCGCCTGGGTCGCGTCGTGGTACAGGCCCGTCGGTCCCCGTCCCGCGTGGCTCCGTTCCGCCTTCTGGGCCCGTCGCGACTACCCCGTCGGCGGCACCGGGAAGCTGTTCGACGTGAAGCGGGGCCGTTATACGTTCGACGCCCTGGTCCGCGACGGCGAGGCGTTCGGCGGCGTCGACTTCATCGACGTCTCGAGCTGGGCCATGTCCGAAACCGTCGGCCGCGTCGGCGACTATCCGATCGAGCTTGGAGGGGTCGACGACCTGGCGCGGAACATCGCCCAGGCCCGCGCCCAGGGGGTCCCCACCGGCCTCTATTTCGAGGGCTACCTGATCGACAAGCGGTCGAAGGTCGGCCGTGAGCAGGATGGCCGCTGGCAACTCATCAACGAGGACGGCAAGGGGGCGTGGTGGAGCGGAGGCGAGGCCACCGAGCTGTTCGCCTGCCCCTACGTCCCCGACTGGCGGGCCTTCCTCGCCCGTCGCGTCGCCGAGGTGGCGAAGGACGTCGGCGCGGCGGGCGTCTACCTGGACGAGTTCGGCTTCGGCCGGATGCGCTGCTACGCCGCCGACCACGGCCATCGGCCGGGCGTCGAGACGCTCCCCGGCGAGATCGAGACGGCCCGCGCCGTGCGCAAGGCGCTCGACGACGCCGGTGCGGGGGGGACGATGATCTACATCGAGGAGACCCCGCCCGACGCCGCGGCCCCGTACTTCGACGCCGCCTTCTGCTACAATTTCAATCATGCCGACATCAACCGATCCCCCCTCAAGCTGAACCTCTCGCGGTTCGCCTTCCCGGACGTCCGGCTGTGGGACATGGTCTCCATCGGGATCGACCCCCGCGTCTTGCCGTGGGAGGACTTCCGGCTCTCGCTCTGGCACGGCAACGGCCTGTGGCTCAAGGGCCACGCCGAATCCTGGTACGGCGACGACCTGCTGGCCTGGCTCCGACGCGCGCACGGCCTGCTCAAGGCGCACGCCGAGGCGTTCGCCGGCCCGGCCGAGCCCCTGGTGGATTCGCCCCACCCGGCGGTCTTCATCAACCGGTTCGGCGTCGCGCCGAAGGTCGTCCACACGCTTTTCAACGCCTCGTACCGGACCGTCCGCTTCCCGTTCGAGGGCCGCGAGCGGACCCTCGCCCCGCGCGACGTGATGGTCGTGGAGGCGTCGGGCGAGGCAAGGTAG
- the gyrA gene encoding DNA gyrase subunit A, with protein MSTAELPPNAPLAPLPLDIEEELKESYLNYAMSVIISRALPDVRDGLKPSQRRILVAMRDLGLTPGSSTSKCAGIVGETMKRYHPHGDNSIYPTLARMAQWWNMRHLLITGQGNFGSIHGLPPAAMRYTEAKLSPVAAEMLEDINYDTVDFQPNYDEKYQEPRVLPGKFPNLLVNGSGGIAVGMATSIPPHNLGEVCDAVLAYIDDPAIGLDEIMEHLPAPDFPTGGVICGRMGVKEAYRSGRGRVILRATSTIEELKDGRSQIVFSDIPYQLTKEPLFKKLAELINNGRITGVSDIVDESDRKQPVRIVVKLKKAEDPNVILNQLYEFSPLQDTFSVIMLALVDGRPKTLPIKEFLRLFVDHRINVIRRRTRYLLRQARQRAHIVEGLLIALHHIDEIIRVIRSSANPAEARVRLMTMEVSAQILQRALDDPDAKQSASLTRMQADAILAMQLQRLTGLEADKLAAEYLGLKADIDRYEAILGDEQIILGLIRDDLLELKSKYANPRRSTISDEELGNYDKEALIREEYMVVTVTHDGYIKRQPPSTYRAQGRGGRGITAANTREGDFLEHMFVALTHDYLLFFTDHGKVFWLKVYDLPIATRTSGGRAIVNLLQVSEGEKITGIVPVRKFRDDESLMMVTRRGTVKKTELTAFRRPLGRGIIALGLDEGDQLIGVARTKVGDQVILSTREGMAVRFDESCVRSMGRPAHGVRGINLEEGDEVVGMIVANGQEDPASLLTVCENGFGKRTLLSEYRSQNRGGKGLIDIKTSDRNGRVVAISKVTDADEVMITTTGGILIRTRVGDTRPIGRNTQGVRLIRLDEGDAVSSLAKLPEEELGGDEAVLDVLDHGEGAPLPTNGHILDDGVAEAEAQDHPEIEDESTDDGSTEEESGE; from the coding sequence GTGAGTACCGCCGAACTGCCGCCGAACGCGCCGCTCGCTCCCCTGCCGCTGGACATCGAGGAGGAGCTGAAGGAAAGCTACCTCAATTACGCGATGTCGGTCATCATCAGCCGGGCGTTGCCGGACGTCCGCGACGGGTTGAAGCCGTCGCAGCGGCGGATCCTGGTCGCCATGCGGGACCTGGGGCTGACCCCGGGGAGCTCCACCAGCAAGTGCGCGGGCATCGTCGGCGAGACGATGAAGCGGTACCACCCCCACGGCGACAACTCCATCTATCCCACCCTGGCCCGCATGGCCCAGTGGTGGAACATGCGGCACCTGCTGATCACCGGGCAGGGGAACTTCGGCAGCATCCACGGCCTGCCGCCGGCCGCCATGCGGTACACCGAGGCGAAGCTGAGCCCGGTCGCCGCCGAGATGCTGGAAGACATCAACTACGACACGGTCGACTTCCAGCCCAACTACGACGAGAAGTACCAGGAGCCGCGGGTCCTGCCGGGCAAGTTCCCGAACCTGCTGGTCAACGGCTCCGGGGGCATCGCCGTCGGCATGGCGACGTCGATCCCGCCGCACAACCTGGGCGAGGTCTGCGACGCGGTGCTGGCCTACATCGACGACCCGGCCATCGGGCTCGACGAGATCATGGAGCACCTCCCCGCGCCCGACTTCCCGACCGGGGGGGTCATCTGCGGCCGGATGGGGGTGAAGGAGGCGTATCGCAGCGGCCGGGGCCGGGTGATCCTCCGCGCCACGTCGACCATCGAGGAGCTGAAGGACGGCCGCTCCCAGATCGTCTTCTCCGACATCCCCTACCAGCTCACCAAGGAGCCGCTTTTCAAGAAGCTGGCCGAGCTGATCAACAACGGCCGGATCACCGGCGTCTCCGACATCGTCGACGAGAGCGACCGCAAGCAGCCGGTGCGGATCGTCGTGAAGCTGAAGAAGGCGGAAGACCCCAACGTCATCCTGAACCAGCTCTACGAGTTCTCGCCGCTGCAAGACACCTTCAGCGTCATCATGCTGGCCCTGGTGGACGGCCGCCCCAAGACGCTGCCGATCAAGGAGTTCCTCCGGCTCTTCGTCGACCACCGGATCAACGTCATCCGCCGCCGCACCCGATACCTGCTCCGCCAGGCGAGGCAGCGGGCGCACATCGTCGAAGGCCTGCTGATCGCGCTGCACCACATCGACGAGATCATCCGCGTGATCCGGTCGTCGGCCAACCCGGCCGAGGCCCGCGTGCGGTTGATGACGATGGAGGTCTCCGCCCAGATCCTCCAGCGCGCCCTCGACGATCCCGACGCCAAGCAGTCCGCCAGCCTCACCCGAATGCAGGCCGACGCCATCCTGGCCATGCAGCTCCAGCGGCTCACCGGCCTGGAGGCCGACAAGCTGGCGGCCGAGTACCTGGGCCTCAAGGCCGACATCGACCGCTACGAGGCCATCCTCGGCGACGAGCAGATCATCCTCGGCCTCATCCGCGACGACCTGCTGGAGCTGAAGTCGAAGTACGCCAACCCCCGCCGGAGCACCATCTCCGACGAGGAGCTGGGCAACTACGACAAGGAAGCCCTGATCCGCGAGGAGTACATGGTGGTGACCGTCACCCACGACGGTTACATCAAGCGCCAGCCCCCCAGCACCTATCGCGCCCAGGGTCGCGGCGGGCGCGGCATCACCGCCGCCAACACCCGCGAGGGGGACTTTCTCGAACATATGTTCGTCGCCCTCACGCACGACTATCTGCTCTTCTTCACCGACCACGGCAAGGTCTTCTGGCTGAAGGTCTACGACCTGCCGATCGCCACCAGGACCTCGGGCGGACGCGCGATCGTCAACCTGCTGCAGGTCTCCGAGGGGGAGAAGATCACCGGCATCGTCCCCGTCCGCAAGTTCCGCGACGACGAGTCGCTGATGATGGTCACCCGCCGGGGGACCGTCAAGAAGACCGAGCTGACCGCCTTCCGACGCCCCCTGGGCCGGGGCATCATCGCCCTGGGGCTCGACGAAGGGGACCAGTTGATCGGCGTCGCCCGGACCAAGGTCGGCGACCAGGTGATCCTCAGCACCCGCGAGGGGATGGCCGTCCGGTTCGACGAATCGTGCGTCCGCTCGATGGGGCGCCCCGCGCACGGCGTCCGGGGTATCAATCTGGAAGAGGGCGACGAGGTCGTCGGCATGATCGTCGCCAACGGCCAGGAAGACCCCGCCAGCCTGCTGACGGTCTGCGAGAACGGCTTCGGCAAGCGGACCCTCCTCTCCGAGTACCGCTCGCAGAACCGAGGCGGCAAGGGCCTGATCGACATCAAGACCAGCGACCGCAACGGCCGGGTCGTCGCCATCAGCAAGGTGACCGACGCCGACGAGGTCATGATCACCACCACCGGCGGCATCCTGATCCGGACCCGCGTGGGCGACACCCGCCCCATCGGCCGCAACACCCAGGGCGTCCGCCTGATCCGCCTCGACGAAGGAGACGCCGTCAGCAGCCTCGCCAAGCTCCCCGAGGAGGAACTCGGCGGCGACGAGGCCGTCCTCGACGTCCTCGACCACGGCGAAGGCGCCCCCCTCCCCACCAACGGCCACATCCTCGACGACGGCGTCGCCGAGGCCGAAGCCCAGGACCACCCGGAAATCGAGGACGAGTCGACCGACGACGGGTCGACCGAGGAAGAGTCGGGAGAGTGA
- a CDS encoding DUF434 domain-containing protein: MPDARTHRGPGPQDGELFGEAARPRLATAVAEFSWLLSRGYAQPSALKLVGDRHRLVERQRGALLRCACSDAALAGRRSRRLDVGSIRGRSIRIDGFNLVLTLESALGGGVVLGARDGCFRDLASVHGTYRKVDETRPALELAARRLAAWGIGPRTWLLDAPVSNSGRLAALLRDIDPDGRVEVVPDPDRLLILPGDPVATADSGILDRCGPWLNLARALIESETPGAFIVELG; this comes from the coding sequence TTGCCGGACGCGCGGACGCATCGAGGGCCGGGGCCGCAGGATGGGGAGTTGTTCGGCGAGGCGGCCCGCCCGAGGCTGGCGACGGCCGTGGCCGAATTCTCGTGGCTCCTGTCGCGGGGCTACGCCCAGCCCTCGGCGCTCAAGCTGGTCGGCGATCGGCACCGGCTGGTCGAGCGCCAGCGCGGGGCGCTGCTCCGCTGCGCGTGCTCGGACGCGGCCCTGGCCGGCCGGCGTTCGCGTCGGCTCGACGTCGGGTCGATCCGGGGTCGATCGATCCGCATCGACGGGTTCAACCTCGTTTTGACGCTGGAGTCCGCGCTCGGCGGCGGGGTCGTCCTGGGGGCTCGCGACGGCTGCTTCCGCGACCTGGCGAGCGTCCATGGGACCTATCGAAAGGTCGACGAGACCCGCCCCGCGCTGGAGCTTGCGGCGCGTCGGCTGGCCGCCTGGGGGATCGGCCCTCGCACCTGGCTCCTGGACGCGCCCGTCTCCAACAGCGGCCGGCTCGCCGCCCTGCTCCGCGACATCGACCCCGACGGCCGGGTCGAGGTCGTCCCCGACCCCGACCGGCTCCTGATCCTCCCCGGCGATCCCGTCGCCACCGCCGACTCGGGCATCCTCGACCGCTGCGGCCCCTGGCTCAACCTCGCCCGCGCGCTCATCGAATCCGAAACCCCCGGCGCGTTCATCGTCGAGTTGGGATGA
- a CDS encoding DUF1697 domain-containing protein, which produces MQRQVALIRGINVGRAKRVAMAELRAMVPHLRYSDVRTLSNSGNLVDTVAIGRPRRRPSADEPPGSGAPGGILEGEPARAGDRLLGASATTRNGSTRTRLHGMVTAPG; this is translated from the coding sequence ATGCAGAGGCAGGTCGCGCTCATTCGCGGGATCAACGTCGGACGCGCGAAGCGGGTGGCGATGGCCGAGCTGCGGGCGATGGTGCCGCATCTGAGGTATTCCGACGTCCGCACCCTGTCGAACAGCGGCAACCTGGTCGACACCGTCGCGATTGGACGCCCGAGGCGCCGGCCGTCGGCGGACGAGCCGCCTGGCTCCGGTGCGCCGGGGGGGATCCTCGAGGGCGAGCCGGCCAGGGCCGGCGACCGCCTGCTCGGGGCGTCGGCGACCACGCGCAACGGGAGCACCCGCACCAGGCTGCACGGCATGGTCACGGCTCCGGGATGA
- a CDS encoding carboxypeptidase-like regulatory domain-containing protein, giving the protein MSRRILLLAAPIAVALAASGCGDDLGYRFPVHPASGRVVWNGEPVKGALVRFHPVDPQALQPPRGQEGPPLALTTDTDADGAFVMSSYYADDGVPAGDYIVTVTPIDQFAAPPATGATEGFEDSGPHPDDLAPSARRKPVAKPTFAKLYRDPAASPLKATVKPGGENRFTFELDADDARDGRALAARPSE; this is encoded by the coding sequence ATGTCTCGACGAATCCTCCTCCTCGCGGCCCCGATCGCCGTCGCCCTGGCCGCCTCCGGCTGCGGCGACGACCTGGGCTACCGCTTCCCCGTCCATCCCGCCTCCGGCCGGGTCGTCTGGAACGGCGAGCCGGTGAAGGGGGCCCTGGTGCGGTTCCACCCGGTCGACCCGCAAGCCCTCCAGCCCCCCAGGGGGCAAGAGGGCCCGCCCCTCGCCCTGACCACCGACACCGACGCCGACGGCGCGTTCGTGATGAGCAGCTACTACGCCGACGACGGCGTCCCGGCCGGCGACTACATCGTCACCGTGACGCCGATCGACCAGTTCGCGGCCCCCCCCGCGACAGGGGCGACCGAGGGGTTCGAGGACTCGGGACCCCACCCCGACGACCTCGCGCCTTCGGCGCGCCGGAAGCCCGTCGCGAAGCCCACCTTCGCGAAGCTCTACCGCGACCCCGCGGCCAGCCCGCTCAAGGCGACCGTCAAGCCCGGCGGCGAGAACCGCTTCACCTTCGAACTCGACGCCGACGACGCCAGGGACGGCCGCGCCCTCGCCGCGAGGCCGAGCGAGTAA
- a CDS encoding DUF1559 domain-containing protein, giving the protein MTSHAIPARRRAGFTLIELLVVIAIIAVLVSLLLPAVQSAREAARRAQCTNNLKQVGLGLHNFESGNGFFPPSGIRGSGVCRPMNINVGPGGNILPSGERASSYVFTHILPYMEQQPLYSAYNIKLDFRRGDNSTAVATLIPTLLCPSSPNGNKFHTFDDAAGDSVSTGGPYTNVRTAVTDYAVSNGVEANLAASGMIDLTVAGQYSMLQNVTGGEPDNVTRIAQVTDGLSNTIMMSEAAGRPDYYIGGWRKHPTILTPGEGAGGGWADYDTGYTLHSYTYDGSRFPGPCFTSCYNGNEDYSFHPGGGNYLMGDGSVRFIKGTTDIRVYVRLLTRAAGEIVSSDQF; this is encoded by the coding sequence TTGACCTCGCACGCCATCCCCGCACGCCGTCGCGCGGGCTTCACGCTGATCGAGCTTCTGGTCGTCATCGCCATCATCGCCGTCCTCGTCTCGCTGCTGCTGCCGGCCGTGCAATCGGCCCGCGAGGCCGCCCGCCGCGCCCAGTGCACCAACAACCTGAAGCAGGTCGGCCTGGGCCTGCACAACTTCGAGAGCGGCAACGGGTTCTTCCCGCCGTCGGGCATCCGGGGGTCCGGCGTGTGCCGTCCGATGAACATCAACGTCGGCCCCGGCGGCAACATCCTCCCCTCCGGGGAGCGGGCGTCCAGCTACGTCTTCACGCACATCCTGCCGTACATGGAGCAGCAGCCGCTCTACAGCGCGTACAACATCAAGCTGGACTTCCGCCGGGGCGACAACTCGACGGCCGTCGCCACGCTGATCCCGACCCTGCTCTGCCCGTCGTCGCCCAACGGCAACAAGTTCCACACCTTCGACGACGCGGCCGGCGACTCGGTCTCCACCGGCGGCCCCTACACGAACGTCAGGACGGCGGTCACCGACTACGCGGTCAGCAACGGCGTGGAGGCCAACCTCGCCGCCTCGGGCATGATCGACCTGACCGTCGCCGGCCAGTACTCCATGCTCCAGAACGTCACCGGCGGCGAGCCCGACAACGTCACCCGAATCGCCCAGGTCACCGACGGCCTCTCGAACACCATCATGATGAGCGAGGCCGCCGGCCGGCCCGACTACTACATCGGCGGCTGGCGCAAGCACCCCACGATCCTGACCCCGGGCGAGGGCGCCGGCGGCGGCTGGGCCGACTACGACACCGGCTACACCCTGCACAGCTACACCTACGACGGCAGCCGGTTCCCCGGCCCCTGCTTCACCAGCTGCTACAACGGCAACGAGGACTACTCGTTCCACCCCGGCGGCGGCAACTACCTGATGGGCGACGGCTCCGTCCGCTTCATCAAGGGGACGACCGACATCCGCGTCTACGTCCGCCTCCTCACCCGGGCGGCGGGCGAGATCGTCTCCAGCGACCAGTTCTGA
- the rfbB gene encoding dTDP-glucose 4,6-dehydratase, translating into MGSSFKRILATGGCGFIGSNFVRLQLEQHPDVAITNLDALTYAGNPDNLADLAGDSRYTFVHGDIADRPFVTRLIAEGGFDAVVHFAAESHVDRSIDDATPFLRTNVIGTQNLLDAARAARVGRFVHVSTDEVYGTLGPKDPAFTEETPLTPNSPYSASKAGSDLLVRAAFHTHGMDVVTTRCSNNYGPYQFPEKLIPLFITNALADVPVPVYGDGMQVRDWIHVMDHCRGVDAALRNGKAGEVYNFGGLSERFNMDVTRAVLRLTGKTEALIKYVTDRLGHDRRYAVDCSKSERELGWKPTVTFEQGLEETVAWYKANAAWVDRVKSGAYRNQDA; encoded by the coding sequence ATGGGCTCTTCGTTCAAGCGGATCCTCGCGACCGGCGGCTGCGGGTTCATCGGGTCCAACTTCGTCAGGCTGCAACTTGAGCAGCATCCAGATGTTGCGATCACCAATCTGGACGCCCTGACCTACGCGGGCAACCCGGACAACCTGGCCGATCTGGCGGGCGACTCGCGGTACACGTTCGTCCACGGCGACATCGCCGACCGGCCGTTCGTGACCCGGCTGATCGCCGAGGGGGGCTTCGACGCGGTCGTCCATTTCGCGGCCGAGAGCCACGTCGACCGCTCGATCGACGACGCCACGCCGTTCCTGCGGACGAACGTGATCGGCACCCAGAACCTCCTGGACGCCGCCCGCGCGGCCAGGGTGGGCCGGTTCGTCCACGTCTCCACCGACGAGGTCTACGGCACCCTCGGCCCCAAGGACCCGGCGTTCACCGAGGAGACCCCGCTCACGCCCAACAGCCCGTACTCGGCGAGCAAGGCGGGCTCCGACCTGCTCGTCCGCGCCGCGTTCCACACCCACGGGATGGACGTGGTGACGACCCGGTGCTCGAACAACTACGGGCCCTACCAGTTCCCCGAGAAGCTGATCCCGCTGTTCATCACCAACGCCCTGGCCGACGTCCCCGTCCCGGTCTACGGCGACGGCATGCAGGTCCGCGACTGGATCCACGTGATGGACCACTGCCGGGGCGTCGACGCCGCCCTGCGGAACGGGAAGGCCGGCGAGGTCTACAACTTCGGCGGCCTGAGCGAGCGGTTCAACATGGACGTCACCCGCGCCGTCTTGCGGCTCACCGGGAAGACCGAGGCCCTCATCAAGTACGTCACCGACCGGCTCGGCCACGACCGCCGCTACGCCGTCGACTGCTCCAAGTCGGAGCGCGAGCTGGGCTGGAAGCCGACCGTCACCTTCGAGCAAGGGCTGGAAGAGACCGTCGCCTGGTACAAGGCCAACGCCGCCTGGGTCGACCGGGTGAAGTCCGGCGCGTACCGCAACCAGGACGCCTGA
- a CDS encoding GDP-mannose 4,6-dehydratase: MRAFVTGITGFVGGHLAEHLLASDDQVVGVSASGRFPDDLAALARSVRLESCDLTNVDPADLAESLRRKRPEAIYHLAAQSNPRASVDDPRGTWALNLGGTLNLLSAVKASGLDPTPRVVLVGSGVCYGDPAPEFIPVSESCPLRPNNPYSASKAAADLLGVQMHLADRLDVVMVRPFNHAGPRQSPRYVLATLAQQVAEVEAGLKDAVEVGNLDVVRDYTDVRDVVRAYRLLALRGEPGEIYNLGSGRGLKLTDALECFRSRASRPIEVRVDPSRFRAVDLPYLVADASKLRAAVGWEPTLAIERTLADMLDDARRRIAAV; encoded by the coding sequence GTGCGCGCGTTCGTGACCGGCATCACCGGGTTCGTCGGCGGCCACCTGGCCGAGCACCTGCTGGCGAGCGACGATCAGGTGGTCGGGGTCTCGGCGTCGGGACGGTTCCCGGACGACCTGGCGGCCCTGGCCCGCTCGGTGCGGCTGGAGTCGTGCGACCTGACGAACGTCGACCCGGCCGACCTGGCCGAGTCGCTCCGTCGCAAGCGGCCCGAGGCGATCTACCACCTGGCGGCGCAGTCCAACCCCCGGGCGAGCGTCGACGACCCCCGAGGGACCTGGGCGCTGAACCTGGGGGGGACGCTCAACCTGCTCTCGGCGGTGAAGGCGTCGGGCCTGGACCCCACGCCCCGCGTGGTGCTGGTCGGCTCCGGGGTCTGCTACGGCGACCCCGCGCCCGAGTTCATCCCGGTGTCGGAGTCGTGCCCGCTGCGGCCGAACAACCCGTACTCGGCGAGCAAGGCGGCGGCCGACCTGCTGGGGGTCCAGATGCACCTGGCCGACCGGCTCGACGTGGTCATGGTCCGGCCGTTCAACCACGCCGGCCCCCGGCAGTCCCCCCGCTACGTCCTGGCGACCCTCGCGCAGCAGGTGGCCGAGGTCGAGGCGGGCCTCAAGGACGCCGTCGAGGTCGGCAACCTGGACGTGGTCCGGGACTACACCGACGTCCGCGACGTCGTCCGCGCCTACCGATTGCTGGCCCTCCGCGGGGAGCCGGGCGAGATCTACAACCTCGGCTCCGGCCGGGGCCTGAAGCTGACCGACGCCCTGGAATGCTTCCGGTCGCGGGCTTCCCGGCCGATCGAGGTCCGCGTCGACCCGTCCCGGTTCCGCGCCGTCGACTTGCCCTACCTCGTCGCCGACGCCTCCAAGCTCCGGGCCGCCGTCGGCTGGGAGCCGACCCTGGCCATCGAGCGGACCCTCGCCGACATGCTCGACGACGCCCGACGCCGCATCGCCGCGGTTTGA